A genomic stretch from Budorcas taxicolor isolate Tak-1 chromosome 15, Takin1.1, whole genome shotgun sequence includes:
- the ARCN1 gene encoding coatomer subunit delta isoform X1 translates to MVLLAAAVCTKAGKAIVSRQFVEMTRTRIEGLLAAFPKLMNTGKQHTFVETESVRYVYQPMEKLYMVLITTKNSNILEDLETLRLFSRVIPEYCRALEENEISEHCFDLIFAFDEIVALGYRENVNLAQIRTFTEMDSHEEKVFRAVRETQEREAKAEMRRKAKELQQARRDAERQGKKAPGFGGFGSSTVSGGSTTSMITETIIDTDKPKVAPAPARPSGPSKALKLGAKGKEVDNFVDKLKSEGENIISSNMGKRTSEATKVHAPPINMESVHMKIEEKITLTCGRDGGLQNMELHGMIMLRISDDKFGRIRLHVENEDKKGVQLQTHPNVDKKLFTAESLIGLKNPEKSFPVNSDVGVLKWRLQTTEESFIPLTINCWPSESGNGCDVNIEYELQEDNLELNDVIITIPLPSGVGAPVIGEIDGEYRHDSRRNTLEWCLPVIDAKNKSGSLEFSIAGQPNDFFPVQVSFISKKNYCNIQVTKVTQVDGNSPVRFSTETTFLVDKYEIL, encoded by the exons GTGCTGTTGGCAGCAGCGGTCTGTACAAAAGCAGGAAAAGCTATTGTTTCTCGACAGTTTGTAGAGATGACTCGAACTCGGATTGAGGGCTTGTTAGCAGCTTTTCCAAAGCTcatgaacactggaaaacaaCATACATTTGTGGAAACAGAGAGTGTCAGATATGTTTATCAGCCTATGGAGAAATTGTACATGGTACTGATCACTACCAAAAACAGCAACATATTAGAAGATCTGGAGACCCTAAGGCTCTTCTCAAGAGTG attccTGAATATTGCCGAGCCTTAGAAGAGAATGAAATATCTGAGCActgttttgatttgatttttgcaTTTGATGAAATTGTTGCCTTGGGATACCGGGAGAATGTTAACCTGGCACAGATCAGAACCTTCACAGAAATGGATTCCCATGAGGAGAAGGTGTTCAGAGCAGTCAGAGAG ACTCAAGAGCGTGAAGCCAAGGCTGAGATGCGGCGTAAAGCAAAAGAATTACAGCAGGCCCGAAGAGATGCAGAGAGACAGGGCAAAAAAGCACCAGGATTTGGGGGCTTTGGAAGCTCCACAGTGTCTGGAGGCAGCACAACTTCTATGATCACAGAGACCATCATTGATACTGATAAACCAAAAGTGGCACCTGCACCAGCCAG ACCTTCAGGCCCTAGCAAAGCTCTGAAACTGGGAGCCAAAGGAAAGGAAGTAGATAACTTCGTTGACAAATTGAAATCTGAAGGTGAAAATATCATATCCTCCAATATGGGCAAGCGTACCTCTGAAGCAACCAAAGTGCATGCTCCACCCATTAATATGGAGAG tGTGCACATGAAGATTGAGGAAAAGATCACATTAACCTGTGGCCGAGATGGAGGGTTACAGAACATGGAGCTGCATGGCATGATCATGCTTAGGATCTCAGATGATAAATTTGGCCGAATTCGTCTTCATGTGGAAAATGAAGACAAGAAAGGAGTACAGCTACAG aCCCATCCAAATGTGGATAAAAAACTTTTCACTGCAGAATCTCTAATTGGTTTGAAGAATCCAGAGAAGTCATTTCCAGTCAACAGTGATGTAGGGGTGCTAAAGTGGAGACTACAGACCACAGAGGAATCTTTTATTCCACTGACAA ttaaTTGCTGGCCCTCAGAAAGTGGAAATGGTTGTGATGTCAACATAGAATATGAGCTACAAGAAGATAATTTAGAACTGAATGATGTGATTATCACCATTCCACTCCC ATCTGGTGTTGGCGCTCCAGTGATTGGTGAGATTGATGGCGAGTATCGACATGACAGTCGACGAAATACCTTGGAGTGGTGCCTGCCAGTGATTGATGCCAAAAATAAGAGTGGCAGCCTTGAGTTCAGCATTGCTGGGCAGCCCAATGACTTCTTCCCTGTTCAAGTCTCCTTCATCTCCAAAAAAAATTACTGTAACATACAG GTTACCAAAGTGACCCAGGTAGATGGAAACAGCCCTGTAAGGTTTTCCACAGAGACCACTTTCCTAGTGGATAAGTATGAAATTCTGTAA
- the ARCN1 gene encoding coatomer subunit delta isoform X2, whose product MTRTRIEGLLAAFPKLMNTGKQHTFVETESVRYVYQPMEKLYMVLITTKNSNILEDLETLRLFSRVIPEYCRALEENEISEHCFDLIFAFDEIVALGYRENVNLAQIRTFTEMDSHEEKVFRAVRETQEREAKAEMRRKAKELQQARRDAERQGKKAPGFGGFGSSTVSGGSTTSMITETIIDTDKPKVAPAPARPSGPSKALKLGAKGKEVDNFVDKLKSEGENIISSNMGKRTSEATKVHAPPINMESVHMKIEEKITLTCGRDGGLQNMELHGMIMLRISDDKFGRIRLHVENEDKKGVQLQTHPNVDKKLFTAESLIGLKNPEKSFPVNSDVGVLKWRLQTTEESFIPLTINCWPSESGNGCDVNIEYELQEDNLELNDVIITIPLPSGVGAPVIGEIDGEYRHDSRRNTLEWCLPVIDAKNKSGSLEFSIAGQPNDFFPVQVSFISKKNYCNIQVTKVTQVDGNSPVRFSTETTFLVDKYEIL is encoded by the exons ATGACTCGAACTCGGATTGAGGGCTTGTTAGCAGCTTTTCCAAAGCTcatgaacactggaaaacaaCATACATTTGTGGAAACAGAGAGTGTCAGATATGTTTATCAGCCTATGGAGAAATTGTACATGGTACTGATCACTACCAAAAACAGCAACATATTAGAAGATCTGGAGACCCTAAGGCTCTTCTCAAGAGTG attccTGAATATTGCCGAGCCTTAGAAGAGAATGAAATATCTGAGCActgttttgatttgatttttgcaTTTGATGAAATTGTTGCCTTGGGATACCGGGAGAATGTTAACCTGGCACAGATCAGAACCTTCACAGAAATGGATTCCCATGAGGAGAAGGTGTTCAGAGCAGTCAGAGAG ACTCAAGAGCGTGAAGCCAAGGCTGAGATGCGGCGTAAAGCAAAAGAATTACAGCAGGCCCGAAGAGATGCAGAGAGACAGGGCAAAAAAGCACCAGGATTTGGGGGCTTTGGAAGCTCCACAGTGTCTGGAGGCAGCACAACTTCTATGATCACAGAGACCATCATTGATACTGATAAACCAAAAGTGGCACCTGCACCAGCCAG ACCTTCAGGCCCTAGCAAAGCTCTGAAACTGGGAGCCAAAGGAAAGGAAGTAGATAACTTCGTTGACAAATTGAAATCTGAAGGTGAAAATATCATATCCTCCAATATGGGCAAGCGTACCTCTGAAGCAACCAAAGTGCATGCTCCACCCATTAATATGGAGAG tGTGCACATGAAGATTGAGGAAAAGATCACATTAACCTGTGGCCGAGATGGAGGGTTACAGAACATGGAGCTGCATGGCATGATCATGCTTAGGATCTCAGATGATAAATTTGGCCGAATTCGTCTTCATGTGGAAAATGAAGACAAGAAAGGAGTACAGCTACAG aCCCATCCAAATGTGGATAAAAAACTTTTCACTGCAGAATCTCTAATTGGTTTGAAGAATCCAGAGAAGTCATTTCCAGTCAACAGTGATGTAGGGGTGCTAAAGTGGAGACTACAGACCACAGAGGAATCTTTTATTCCACTGACAA ttaaTTGCTGGCCCTCAGAAAGTGGAAATGGTTGTGATGTCAACATAGAATATGAGCTACAAGAAGATAATTTAGAACTGAATGATGTGATTATCACCATTCCACTCCC ATCTGGTGTTGGCGCTCCAGTGATTGGTGAGATTGATGGCGAGTATCGACATGACAGTCGACGAAATACCTTGGAGTGGTGCCTGCCAGTGATTGATGCCAAAAATAAGAGTGGCAGCCTTGAGTTCAGCATTGCTGGGCAGCCCAATGACTTCTTCCCTGTTCAAGTCTCCTTCATCTCCAAAAAAAATTACTGTAACATACAG GTTACCAAAGTGACCCAGGTAGATGGAAACAGCCCTGTAAGGTTTTCCACAGAGACCACTTTCCTAGTGGATAAGTATGAAATTCTGTAA